In the Nitrospinota bacterium genome, one interval contains:
- the pal gene encoding peptidoglycan-associated lipoprotein Pal: MKTMSWKAGITSLFCIFLTTACSKQLMPPEIENSANAIEGTDFTASGSTEENNSRTDGSADAGFFSEEPILEKGSTGSSFGSSSSSAGSDNLASIGSESGSLGGSGNENFGSSGQANIGNGSAGSFSANPFSGGSGGSGGTAGLGDNGGSTDSSSTGSMDSGIQESRLQSFQTTDDLKDIHFKFDKYDLDAEAKDTLKKNATFLKNNPNLHVEVQGHCDERGTNNYNIALGERRAHSTKQYLVSQGVDSGKVHVISYGEEKPFCLTSGESCWYQNRRAHFMVSK, translated from the coding sequence ATGAAAACTATGAGTTGGAAGGCGGGCATCACTTCATTATTCTGTATTTTTTTAACGACGGCATGTTCGAAGCAACTTATGCCTCCGGAGATTGAAAATTCTGCAAATGCAATTGAAGGTACTGACTTTACAGCTTCTGGATCAACAGAAGAAAATAATAGCAGAACTGACGGTTCCGCAGATGCAGGTTTTTTCAGTGAGGAGCCAATTCTGGAAAAAGGTTCTACGGGGTCTTCGTTTGGAAGCTCTAGTAGTTCTGCCGGGTCAGATAACTTAGCAAGTATCGGATCTGAATCAGGCTCATTGGGTGGTTCTGGTAACGAAAACTTTGGATCCTCTGGTCAGGCAAATATTGGTAATGGTTCTGCCGGTTCTTTCAGTGCTAATCCTTTTTCAGGTGGCTCTGGTGGCTCTGGTGGTACAGCTGGTTTGGGCGATAATGGTGGGTCTACGGATTCAAGTTCAACAGGGTCTATGGACTCAGGTATTCAAGAGTCTAGATTGCAGTCTTTCCAGACGACAGATGACTTGAAAGATATTCATTTCAAATTTGACAAATATGACTTGGATGCTGAAGCCAAAGATACCCTAAAAAAGAATGCTACTTTTCTAAAAAACAATCCGAACCTGCATGTAGAAGTTCAAGGGCATTGTGACGAGAGAGGGACAAATAACTATAATATTGCTCTGGGAGAGCGTCGGGCCCATTCTACCAAGCAATATTTAGTGTCTCAGGGTGTGGATTCCGGTAAGGTTCATGTCATAAGTTACGGTGAAGAGAAGCCTTTCTGCCTTACTAGCGGTGAAAGTTGCTGGTACCAGAATCGCCGGGCACATTTTATGGTTTCAAAATAA
- the tolB gene encoding Tol-Pal system beta propeller repeat protein TolB — protein sequence MFPKTIRSCFSFILVLISLVLVPMHNGFTAPRARIDLELETRKKVDLAIADFVVKGADVMGIAKEAKLILKRDLQLSEWFSPLQEAVFEELEKMERSTSKVDYRSWRQVGAQWLIKTEFSDVANGKGQVLTFRLYDAVNKRFLLGKRYKSSRDLLRKTVHRFADEVVLQLTGKRGVAQTQIAFLNQENSGKEIYLIDFDGHNLRRITNDHTVNLSPAWSPDANWILYTSYAARNPDLIMIDSSGKQRQTLHRLPGLNAAPAWSPDMQSIALVLSRDQNSEVYILNKDRKLKRLTRHFNIDTSPAWSPDGKKIVFTSDRSGTGAPQIYIMDSAKGDQAKVTRISFGSSYNDNPAWSPNGDQIAYTSRVGRKFQIKIYDLNTNRGSILTSGAGSFEQPSWSPDGRFIIYRKRENNRYNLFIQKVGSDEARQLTFSGNGHSPSWSPYLKN from the coding sequence ATGTTCCCAAAGACGATTAGATCCTGTTTCAGTTTCATTCTTGTATTAATTTCGTTGGTGTTGGTGCCGATGCATAATGGGTTTACGGCACCAAGAGCCCGTATTGATCTTGAGCTTGAGACCCGGAAAAAAGTTGATCTGGCGATTGCGGACTTCGTGGTGAAAGGTGCGGATGTCATGGGAATTGCCAAAGAGGCGAAACTGATTTTGAAAAGGGATTTGCAGCTTTCCGAATGGTTTTCTCCCTTGCAGGAGGCAGTGTTTGAGGAATTGGAAAAAATGGAGCGTTCAACTTCTAAAGTGGACTATAGAAGCTGGCGGCAGGTAGGAGCCCAATGGCTTATCAAAACTGAATTTAGCGATGTGGCGAACGGCAAGGGACAGGTTCTTACTTTTAGACTTTATGATGCGGTGAACAAAAGGTTTCTACTTGGCAAACGTTATAAGTCTTCGCGAGACTTGTTAAGAAAAACCGTTCATCGTTTTGCGGATGAAGTGGTTCTGCAGTTAACGGGGAAACGCGGTGTTGCCCAAACTCAGATTGCTTTTCTGAATCAGGAAAATTCAGGTAAGGAAATCTATCTAATAGACTTTGATGGGCATAACCTCAGGCGGATAACCAATGACCATACTGTAAATTTGAGTCCGGCATGGTCTCCAGATGCGAACTGGATTCTTTATACATCGTATGCGGCACGTAACCCAGATTTGATAATGATCGATTCTTCCGGGAAGCAAAGGCAGACTCTCCACCGCCTTCCGGGGCTGAATGCCGCACCGGCATGGTCTCCTGACATGCAGAGTATTGCATTGGTGTTAAGCCGGGATCAAAATTCTGAAGTTTATATCTTAAACAAAGATCGTAAACTGAAACGTTTAACACGCCATTTCAATATTGATACATCGCCTGCATGGTCTCCTGATGGAAAAAAAATTGTTTTCACCTCCGACCGGTCAGGAACCGGTGCTCCTCAAATTTATATAATGGACTCCGCAAAGGGTGACCAGGCGAAGGTCACTCGCATTTCTTTCGGGTCATCTTATAACGATAACCCTGCGTGGTCTCCCAATGGTGACCAGATTGCCTACACTTCAAGGGTGGGGAGAAAATTTCAAATAAAAATATATGACCTAAATACAAATAGAGGCTCAATCTTGACTTCAGGGGCAGGAAGCTTTGAGCAACCGAGTTGGTCTCCTGATGGCAGGTTTATAATCTATCGTAAGAGAGAAAATAATAGATATAACCTGTTTATCCAGAAAGTTGGGAGTGACGAAGCCAGACAATTGACTTTCTCAGGCAATGGGCATAGCCCTTCGTGGTCTCCTTATTTGAAAAATTAA
- a CDS encoding ExbD/TolR family protein: MLKQRRPFLAEINVTPFVDVMLVLLVIFMITAPLMQHGMEVQLPKESIAPMTIKEIPTITLKSSKKIFWKQEELTNLMGLTRKVEQYIKADKDGGVYLRADKTLDYGFVMHVLSTVKQAGVQNIGMVTEPSTS; the protein is encoded by the coding sequence ATGTTAAAGCAAAGAAGACCATTTCTGGCAGAGATAAACGTGACTCCCTTTGTGGATGTTATGCTGGTTTTGCTTGTGATTTTTATGATCACAGCGCCACTCATGCAACACGGTATGGAAGTCCAGCTTCCTAAGGAATCAATCGCTCCTATGACCATTAAAGAAATTCCCACCATTACTTTAAAGAGCAGTAAAAAAATATTCTGGAAGCAGGAAGAGTTGACAAACCTTATGGGGTTAACCCGTAAGGTGGAGCAGTATATTAAAGCTGATAAAGACGGCGGGGTTTATTTGAGAGCAGATAAAACACTGGACTATGGTTTTGTCATGCACGTCTTATCCACCGTTAAGCAGGCCGGAGTGCAGAATATTGGCATGGTGACAGAACCTTCGACATCATGA